ACTTCTTGTTGTCTATACCGTATACAATATAACATTATATTGTATATGTAAACAACTAAGTAAAAGTATTTATTCGTGGTCAATAAGCCAGCCTTTATTTATTCCGCTTGCAACTGCTCCAGAAATCGTTTTACATTTTGTTTTTTCAATGATTATCTCGTGATACTGCTGTGTTTCAATCTCTGATATCCCTAAAAGCTTCGCGATTTCTTCGATTGTCATGCCTTTGCATGTTAAAGAAAAAACCTTCCATTCCGTAATATTCAAAGTTGGCTTTTCTGGCAAGTTCAAAATTAGTCTAGGTGAAAGACTATTATTTTTAAATGGTGCATCTATATACATGCCACCACCTTTAAGTATTCGCATAGCAGATTTAATTGTATCAAGTGAAGCCGTGTTACTTTTTAAAATACCTTTTATTCCTGTTTGAATAAGTTTTT
This genomic window from Sporosarcina sp. FSL K6-1508 contains:
- a CDS encoding helix-turn-helix transcriptional regulator, whose translation is MNIWVVGEPYEKRVLWGSLLANSLPSSNVITSFTSDVFLKKTLTDNDIVICLTAHFDEAVHSIINYSISAEIPVLCVVEDINNVTYEKLIQTGIKGILKSNTASLDTIKSAMRILKGGGMYIDAPFKNNSLSPRLILNLPEKPTLNITEWKVFSLTCKGMTIEEIAKLLGISEIETQQYHEIIIEKTKCKTISGAVASGINKGWLIDHE